In Terriglobia bacterium, the following proteins share a genomic window:
- a CDS encoding exopolysaccharide biosynthesis polyprenyl glycosylphosphotransferase codes for MGSYGAEVDANRLRRSTALPTLAVVPRSGAKSSLPTQFEKVLTLLELAADFITVFGALHLAYNAGFFSPNPVVIYQPVQLLAATLSLSIIFVLMLDREDAYSRGNGLLRVKETERILRVSALLFLLLFLICYFARAPFPVAQFLVATVLVPSALIAEKQFVYVVVRALHLKGFGVCKVLIYGASHTGRRVFSALARSPKLGLDPVLMIDDDPATVGARVFELAYRRQRSVPIVSGPITSEFLVENGVGMVVVAIPSLARDKFIEVFNAAAAAGAELAFVPNHHVPFDSLIEHADIDGLLLASLRGPSQRIFYGFTKRVADLVLAFLLSVLFAPVCAIIAVLVKIDSKGPVIFVQKRVGKDLVLFDLYKFRTMYTDVPAYGYSPLASEDPRITRMGRFLRRTSLDEVPQLINVLRGEMSLVGPRPEMPFIVDTYTPRHRQRLQVKPGITGLWQLSADRALLIHENIEYDLYYIRNRNFFMDVAILLHTLFFFMRGI; via the coding sequence ATGGGCAGTTACGGAGCGGAAGTTGATGCGAACAGGCTTCGTCGTTCAACGGCGCTGCCAACTCTAGCCGTTGTCCCCCGCTCCGGCGCCAAGTCCAGCCTGCCGACTCAATTCGAAAAGGTCCTGACCCTGCTCGAGCTTGCCGCCGACTTCATCACCGTTTTTGGAGCTTTGCATCTCGCTTACAATGCCGGGTTTTTTTCCCCCAACCCAGTAGTAATCTACCAGCCCGTCCAGCTGTTGGCCGCTACCCTCAGTCTGTCGATCATCTTCGTGCTCATGCTCGACCGTGAAGATGCCTACAGCCGCGGGAACGGGCTGCTGCGCGTCAAAGAGACCGAGCGCATATTGCGCGTCTCGGCTCTGCTGTTCCTGCTGCTGTTCCTCATTTGCTATTTCGCCAGGGCGCCGTTTCCCGTCGCGCAGTTCCTGGTCGCCACGGTCCTGGTTCCCTCGGCCCTGATTGCCGAGAAGCAATTCGTTTACGTTGTCGTTCGTGCCCTCCACCTCAAGGGGTTCGGCGTGTGTAAAGTGCTCATCTATGGCGCCAGCCACACCGGGCGTCGCGTATTTTCGGCTCTTGCGCGCTCTCCCAAGCTCGGCCTTGATCCGGTCCTCATGATTGACGACGATCCCGCCACCGTCGGCGCGCGCGTTTTCGAACTGGCGTACCGCCGCCAGCGTTCCGTGCCCATCGTCTCCGGACCGATCACCAGCGAGTTTTTGGTTGAAAACGGCGTCGGCATGGTTGTCGTTGCTATTCCCTCGCTGGCGCGGGATAAATTCATCGAGGTGTTCAATGCCGCCGCGGCCGCTGGCGCCGAACTCGCCTTCGTCCCCAATCACCACGTCCCATTCGACTCGCTCATCGAACACGCCGACATTGACGGCCTCCTGCTGGCCTCCCTGCGCGGGCCTTCGCAGCGCATCTTTTACGGTTTCACCAAGCGCGTAGCTGACCTCGTGCTCGCATTTCTCCTGTCGGTGCTGTTTGCGCCTGTGTGCGCGATCATAGCCGTCCTCGTGAAGATCGATTCCAAGGGTCCGGTAATATTCGTGCAGAAGCGAGTTGGCAAGGATCTTGTCTTATTCGACCTTTACAAGTTCCGTACCATGTATACCGACGTGCCCGCCTACGGCTATTCGCCGCTGGCTTCCGAGGATCCGCGCATTACCCGCATGGGCCGGTTTCTGCGGCGCACCAGCCTTGACGAGGTTCCTCAGCTCATCAATGTCCTGCGCGGCGAGATGTCGCTTGTCGGCCCGCGCCCGGAGATGCCCTTCATCGTAGACACCTACACGCCGCGCCATCGCCAGCGCCTTCAGGTGAAACCTGGCATCACCGGCCTCTGGCAGCTCAGCGCCGACCGCGCGCTGCTGATCCACGAAAATATCGAGTACGATCTCTACTACATCCGCAACCGCAATTTCTTCATGGATGTGGCTATCCTCCTCCACACTCTGTTCTTCTTCATGCGCGGCATTTAA
- a CDS encoding NAD-dependent epimerase/dehydratase family protein, which translates to MKKVLVCGAGGFIGSHMVKRLKREGFWVRGVDLKHPEFRPSSADEMVIGDLRDARTWEHVLDTQFDDVYQFAADMGGAGYIFTGENDAHLMHNSAMINLHMADYGIKCRVRRVFYSSSACMYPAYNQKDAKNPQCEESSAYPAEPDSEYGWEKLFSERLYLAFHRNCGLDVRVARFHNIFGPEGTWTGGREKAPAALCRKIAEQPDGGEIEMWGDGEQTRSFLYIDECIEAVGRQMNSNFMGPVNIGSEEMVTINQMAQMIMEIAGKKLSIKHVPGPTGVRGRNSDNRLIREKLQWAPSQALRDGLRKTYPWIERQVQLTMKPQVAATLTAATGQQTLRRKERVAAH; encoded by the coding sequence TTGAAAAAGGTGCTGGTATGTGGCGCGGGCGGGTTTATCGGGAGCCATATGGTCAAAAGGCTCAAGCGCGAGGGATTCTGGGTGCGCGGTGTCGACCTGAAACATCCTGAGTTTAGGCCGTCTTCGGCTGACGAGATGGTGATCGGCGATCTGCGCGATGCGCGCACCTGGGAGCACGTCTTGGACACGCAATTCGACGACGTGTATCAGTTCGCCGCCGACATGGGCGGCGCCGGTTACATCTTTACCGGCGAGAACGATGCCCACCTGATGCACAATTCGGCAATGATCAACCTGCACATGGCCGATTACGGGATCAAGTGCAGGGTCAGGAGGGTATTCTATTCCTCGTCGGCCTGCATGTATCCGGCTTATAACCAAAAGGATGCGAAGAATCCCCAATGCGAAGAATCAAGTGCGTATCCGGCGGAGCCCGATAGCGAGTACGGCTGGGAGAAACTGTTCAGCGAACGACTGTACTTGGCATTTCATCGCAACTGCGGCTTGGATGTTCGCGTGGCCCGCTTCCACAACATCTTCGGTCCGGAAGGGACTTGGACAGGGGGACGGGAGAAAGCGCCGGCGGCCCTGTGCCGCAAAATCGCGGAGCAGCCTGATGGCGGCGAGATCGAAATGTGGGGTGACGGTGAGCAGACCCGCTCATTCCTCTACATCGACGAGTGCATCGAAGCCGTCGGCCGGCAGATGAACTCGAACTTCATGGGTCCGGTGAACATCGGCTCCGAGGAGATGGTGACCATCAACCAGATGGCGCAGATGATCATGGAGATTGCCGGCAAGAAGCTGAGCATTAAGCACGTGCCGGGTCCCACTGGTGTACGCGGGCGCAATTCGGACAACCGGCTCATTCGCGAAAAGCTCCAGTGGGCGCCCTCGCAAGCGCTGCGCGATGGTTTGCGCAAGACGTATCCGTGGATCGAACGACAGGTGCAACTCACGATGAAGCCGCAAGTGGCCGCGACGCTAACGGCGGCCACCGGACAGCAGACACTCCGCCGTAAGGAGCGCGTCGCGGCTCATTAA
- the rfbB gene encoding dTDP-glucose 4,6-dehydratase — protein sequence MRILVTGGAGFIGSNFIRYMLLHHPDVYIVNLDKLTYAGNLENLADVGEGSPFASRYLFVQGDISDQALVESVFRESLDAVVNFAAETHVDRSIEDPYPFLRTNVLGVQVLMEAGRRHNLSRFLQVSTDEVYGSAPVGVTFSEADPLHPSSPYAASKAAADLLVLSYNHTFGFPAVIVRCSNNYGPYQFPEKLIALMIANALEDKSLPVYGDGLNVRDWIYVEDNCRAIARVLESGRAGEIYNIGDVAPRTNLEVVHSILRLLAKPESLIRFVQDRPGHDRRYALESSRLRCELGWSPAVSFQEGLCLTVKWYIEHVDWLGRCRNGSYRDYYHRQYLQRDDTLRRT from the coding sequence TTGAGAATTCTCGTTACCGGCGGTGCCGGTTTTATCGGATCCAATTTCATCCGCTACATGCTTCTTCATCATCCCGACGTCTACATCGTTAACTTAGACAAATTGACCTACGCGGGAAACCTCGAGAATCTCGCCGATGTTGGCGAAGGCTCTCCATTTGCTTCGCGTTATCTTTTCGTCCAAGGCGATATTTCCGATCAGGCCTTGGTCGAATCGGTCTTCCGAGAGAGTCTCGACGCGGTTGTTAATTTTGCGGCCGAGACGCACGTTGACCGCAGCATCGAGGATCCATACCCCTTCTTGCGCACCAATGTCCTCGGCGTTCAGGTTCTGATGGAAGCTGGCCGACGCCACAATCTCAGTCGCTTTCTCCAGGTGAGCACCGACGAGGTGTACGGCAGCGCACCCGTTGGCGTGACCTTCTCCGAAGCAGATCCCCTCCATCCTTCCAGCCCGTACGCCGCTAGCAAGGCCGCTGCCGACCTGCTGGTGCTGAGTTACAACCATACCTTTGGATTTCCCGCCGTGATCGTTCGCTGCAGCAATAACTATGGTCCCTACCAATTCCCCGAAAAACTCATCGCCCTGATGATTGCCAATGCCCTCGAAGACAAATCCTTGCCAGTTTACGGTGACGGTCTGAATGTGCGCGACTGGATCTATGTGGAAGACAATTGCCGCGCCATTGCTCGCGTCCTGGAAAGCGGACGTGCCGGCGAGATTTACAATATTGGAGACGTAGCTCCCCGCACCAATCTGGAAGTGGTGCACTCCATCCTTCGCCTGCTGGCCAAGCCCGAATCTCTAATCCGTTTCGTGCAGGACCGGCCCGGGCATGACCGCCGCTACGCACTCGAGAGCTCCAGGCTTCGCTGCGAGCTTGGCTGGTCGCCGGCGGTCTCTTTCCAAGAGGGCCTCTGTCTCACCGTTAAGTGGTACATTGAGCATGTCGACTGGCTCGGACGCTGCCGGAACGGCAGCTATCGCGACTACTACCACCGTCAGTACTTACAGCGTGACGACACTTTACGTCGCACCTGA
- a CDS encoding NTP transferase domain-containing protein encodes MKGVVLAGGTGSRLYPLTRVTNKHLLPVYNRPMIFYPIQTLVNAGITDVLVVTGGQSAGEFLRLLDNGAPFGLKHIAFAYQEGGNKGIADALAYAEHFVAGDRVCVVLGDNLIENNITTAVQQFSQQPSGAHVILKEVDDPERFGCPEICGSRIVRIEEKPKQPKTRYAVTGMYLYDNGVFDKIRQVRPSWRGELEITDVNNLYVAEGALTYSVLDGWWTDAGTFDSLLRAWNMVAQSGANKMRKPDADNPDDNAHAQAVAT; translated from the coding sequence ATTAAGGGAGTCGTTCTTGCGGGAGGCACTGGGTCTCGTCTCTATCCTCTCACCCGCGTGACCAATAAACACTTGCTGCCGGTCTACAACCGGCCCATGATCTTCTATCCCATTCAGACGCTGGTGAACGCTGGCATAACTGACGTCTTGGTAGTCACGGGTGGTCAGAGTGCGGGGGAGTTTCTTCGCCTGCTCGACAACGGCGCCCCTTTCGGTCTGAAACATATCGCCTTCGCTTACCAGGAGGGCGGTAACAAAGGAATTGCCGACGCCCTCGCGTACGCGGAGCATTTCGTCGCCGGGGACCGCGTGTGCGTGGTCCTTGGCGATAACCTGATCGAGAATAACATCACCACTGCGGTACAGCAGTTCAGTCAGCAACCCAGCGGAGCTCATGTCATCCTAAAGGAAGTGGATGATCCCGAGCGTTTCGGCTGCCCCGAGATTTGCGGCAGCCGGATCGTCCGCATCGAGGAGAAGCCCAAGCAGCCGAAGACCCGCTATGCCGTTACCGGCATGTACCTATACGACAACGGAGTCTTCGACAAAATCCGCCAGGTGCGGCCGAGTTGGCGCGGAGAGTTGGAAATTACTGACGTTAATAACTTGTACGTTGCTGAAGGTGCGCTAACCTACAGCGTTTTGGACGGGTGGTGGACCGACGCTGGTACCTTCGACTCCTTGTTGCGGGCTTGGAACATGGTCGCTCAGAGCGGCGCCAACAAGATGCGCAAACCCGACGCTGATAACCCCGACGACAATGCCCACGCTCAAGCAGTCGCTACCTAG
- a CDS encoding WecB/TagA/CpsF family glycosyltransferase → MPSHDSFQVLGVRVDAVQIPSVLQQMQEWASAWRSGCERRCHYIAVTNIHGITEAQRDEEFKLVLNTSELCVPDGTPLVWIGRQRGFALSRRVYGPELMIEVCRRDGTRDLTHFFYGGAPGVADELAIALARCFPGLRVVGTYSPPFRPLTPAEDQQVVDTINRTAPDVVWVGLGCPKQERWMYEHRTRLAVPILIGVGQAFDIHSGKLRQAPSWMRDHGLEWLFRLCLEPRRLWRRYLVNIVRFLYYLSLESLGLKRFAASMPHAPTGSPRSRV, encoded by the coding sequence ATGCCAAGCCACGATTCCTTTCAGGTTTTGGGAGTCCGCGTTGATGCCGTCCAAATCCCCAGCGTCCTCCAACAGATGCAGGAATGGGCCTCGGCGTGGCGCTCCGGGTGTGAGCGCCGCTGCCATTACATCGCAGTGACCAACATCCACGGCATCACCGAGGCACAGCGCGATGAGGAATTCAAACTCGTCCTGAACACGTCCGAGCTCTGCGTGCCCGACGGCACGCCTCTGGTCTGGATCGGCCGCCAGCGCGGGTTTGCCCTCAGCCGCCGCGTTTACGGTCCGGAACTCATGATCGAGGTCTGCCGCCGGGATGGCACTCGCGATCTTACCCACTTCTTTTATGGTGGTGCGCCCGGCGTTGCCGATGAACTGGCCATTGCCTTGGCCCGCTGCTTTCCCGGGTTGCGCGTCGTCGGCACATACTCTCCCCCATTTCGGCCGCTGACGCCCGCGGAAGACCAACAGGTGGTTGACACCATCAATCGCACCGCACCGGACGTGGTCTGGGTCGGCCTGGGGTGTCCGAAACAGGAACGCTGGATGTACGAACACCGCACACGGCTCGCTGTTCCGATATTGATCGGAGTGGGCCAGGCATTCGATATCCACAGTGGCAAATTACGGCAGGCGCCTAGCTGGATGCGCGATCACGGTTTAGAATGGTTATTCCGCCTTTGCCTCGAGCCGCGCCGGCTTTGGCGTCGCTACCTGGTCAACATAGTCCGGTTCCTATACTACTTGTCTCTCGAATCACTCGGCCTGAAACGCTTCGCTGCCAGCATGCCCCATGCGCCAACTGGCTCGCCGCGTTCCCGTGTCTAG